In a single window of the Lacerta agilis isolate rLacAgi1 chromosome 15, rLacAgi1.pri, whole genome shotgun sequence genome:
- the SARM1 gene encoding sterile alpha and TIR motif-containing protein 1: protein MVLPLLVSAYRLCRLAMSDSERLAADWWGDSPRESSPGASPAIQAALNRILPDLHQAISATKQAAGPEDLRSGLAETLALVEEAWLMPTVGREVAKGLCDAIRLEGGLDLLLDLLQTADHETKCQAGKLLEQILVAENRDRVARIGLGVILNLSKDRESLPLARSTSGILEHMLKHSEDTCSQLISDGGLDALLYWCRWSDPVVLHHCAAALANAAMHGGPANQRLMVEKKAAEWLFPLAFSKDGFLVQFHACLAVAVLATNKEVEKEVEHSGTLALVEPFVATLDPGHFAHTLLGSSDNSQGRTAEDLQRLVPLLDSSRPEAQCLAAFYLCAEATIKAQQKKMQIFTEIGAIQSLKRIVCYSPDGTTSSLAKRALCMMGEEVPRRLLPTVPNWKPLEVQKWLQQIGFAKYCPNFLEHQVDGDLLLRMTEEDLLVDLKMTSSITRKRFFRELTELKTYANYSTCDRSNLADWLGSVDPKFRQYTYNLVTSGIDRNFLHRVTEQQLQEDCQVHMGFHRVRILSAAREMLHSPLPCSSGKSTLEGTDVFISYRRATGAQLASLLKVHLQLHGFSVFIDVEKLEAGKFEDKLIQSVMSARNFVMLLSCNALDKCVGDTECKDWVHKEIVTALSSGKNIVPVTDHFEWPDPKTLPEDMRAILKFNGIKWSHEYQDATIEKIIRFLQGRSSRDSSAGSENSLECGAPQN, encoded by the exons atggtgCTCCCTCTCCTCGTCTCTGCCTATAGACTGTGCCGCTTAGCCATGTCTGACTCGGAGAGGCTGGCGGCCGACTGGTGGGGAGACAGCCCTCGGGAGAGCTCGCCGGGGGCCAGCCCGGCCATCCAAGCGGCCCTGAACAGGATCCTGCCCGACCTGCACCAGGCCATCTCGGCCACCAAGCAGGCGGCCGGCCCCGAGGACCTCCGCAGCGGCCTGGCCGAgaccctggccctggtggaggaggCCTGGCTGATGCCCACCGTGGGCAGAGAGGTCGCCAAGGGCCTGTGCGACGCCATTCGCCTGGAGGGGGGGCTGGACTTGCTGCTGGACTTGCTCCAGACGGCCGACCACGAGACCAAGTGCCAGGCGGGCAAACTCCTGGAGCAGATCCTGGTGGCGGAGAACAG GGACCGCGTGGCTCGCATCGGCCTGGGCGTGATCCTGAACCTATCCAAGGACCGCGAGAGCCTCCCTCTAGCGCGCAGCACCTCGGGGATCCTGGAGCACATGCTCAAGCACTCCGAGGACACCTGCTCTCAGCTGATCTCCGACGGCGGCCTGGACGCTCTCCTCTACTGGTGCCGCTGGAGCGACCCTGTGGTCCTGCACCACTGCGCCGCCGCCCTGGCCAACGCAGCCATGCACGGCGGGCCGGCCAACCAGCGGCTGATGGTGGAGAAGAAGGCGGCCGAGTGGCTCTTCCCGCTGGCCTTCTCCAAGGACGGCTTCCTGGTGCAGTTCCACGCCTGCCTGGCTGTGGCCGTCCTGGCCACCAACaaggaggtggagaaggaggtggagcACTCGGGGACCCTGGCGCTGGTGGAGCCCTTCGTGGCCACGCTGGACCCGGGCCACTTTGCCCACACCTTGCTGGGCAGCAGCGACAACAGCCAGGGCAGGACGGCCGAGGACCTGCAGCGCCTGGTGCCCCTCCTGGACAGCTCCCGCCCGGAGGCCCAGTGCCTGGCTGCCTTCTACCTGTGTGCAGAGGCCACCATTAAGGCCCAGCAGAAGAAGATGCAG ATTTTCACAGAGATCGGGGCCATCCAGAGCTTGAAGAGGATTGTCTGCTACTCCCCGGACGGCACCACGTCCTCGCTTGCCAAGAGGGCGCTCTGCATGATGGGCGAGGAGGTGCCCCGGCGCCTGCTGCCCACTGTGCCCAACTGGAAACCCCTGGAGGTGCAGAAGTGGCTCCAGCAGATCGGCTTTGCCAAATACTGCCCAAATTTCCTG gaacaCCAGGTGGATGGCGACCTGCTGCTGAGGATGACGGAGGAGGATTTGCTGGTGGACCTCAAAATGACCTCCAGTATCACACGCAAGCG GTTTTTCCGGGAGCTGACAGAGCTCAAGACCTATGCCAACTACTCCACCTGCGACCGCAGCAACCTGGCTGACTGGCTGGGCTCCGTGGACCCCAAATTCCGCCAGTACACCTACAACCTGGTCACCAGCGGCATCGACCGCAACTTCCTCCACCGGGTGACGGAGCAGCAGCTACAGGAGGACTGCCAGGTCCACATGGGCTTCCACCGTGTCCGCATCCTCTCGGCCGCCCGAG AGATGCTCCATTCGCCTCTGCCCTGCAGCAGCGGGAAGTCCACCTTGGAGGGGACGGACGTCTTCATCAGCTACCGGAGAGCCACTGGGGCGCAGCTGGCCAG CCTCCTGAAGGTCCACCTGCAGCTGCACGGATTCAGCGTCTTCATCGACGTGGAGAAGCTGGAGGCCGGGAAGTTTGAGGACAAGCTCATTCAGAGCGTGATGAGCGCCCGGAACTTCGTGATGCTGCTTTCGTGCAACGCCCTCGATAAGTGCGTGGGGGACACTGAATGCAAGGATTGGGTGCACAAG GAAATTGTCACAGCCCTGAGTAGCGGGAAGAACATTGTCCCGGTCACAGACCACTTCGAATGGCCGGACCCCAAGACCCTCCCTGAGGACATGAGAGCCATCCTGAAGTTCAACGGGATCAA ATGGTCCCACGAATACCAAGACGCCACCATTGAGAAGATCATCCGCTTCCTCCAGGGCCGCTCCTCCCGGGATTCCTCCGCTGGCTCGGAAAACAGCCTGGAGTGTGGGGCCCCTCAAAACTAG
- the SLC46A1 gene encoding proton-coupled folate transporter gives MAEQAAGPPAEPPGDEAETEEGARRAGCARPRAVEPVLLLATLAMGLQGPLCTQYLWERLGPGNGSAARQEGAAGGGCANGSGSAKQEEELETLVAHWNLYLNLAGFLVGLFSVTLLGPWSDSAGRRPALVLPSLGMALQAAIFLAVMSLRLPVAWLLLGRILAGLSGDYNLILAASFAYAADVSDRRGRTFRVAVLEACLGLAGMGASILGGQWLHAQGYVAPFWLALSASLAAALYAAVCLRESVAPRQPVRLLTLRHYASVLHLYAPGARGWQWQKLLLYSLAFFLVVAVHFGASDLLVLYELSTPLCWGSELIGYGSAAHYLAYLASLLGLRLLQNCLEDGWVAEAGLLSNVLGLGTIALASTTPLMFTGYGLLFLSMTVTPVIRSKLSRLVDEKEQGALFAAVACVEGLCSLVATGVFNSLYPASLSFMKGFPFLFGAVILLVPAAIIGWIEIQDSKPDYSHFADVPGPLQEAEQ, from the exons aTGGCCGAGCAGGCGGCGGGACCCCCGGCGGAGCCGCCCGGGGACGAGGCGGAGACGGAGGAGGGGGCGCGCCGGGCCGGGTGCGCGCGCCCGCGGGCCGTGGAGCCGGTGCTGCTGCTGGCCACGCTGGCCATGGGCTTGCAGGGCCCCCTCTGCACCCAGTACCTGTGGGAGCGCCTCGGCCCCGGGAACGGCAGCGCCGCCCGGCAGGAAGGAGCAGCCGGAGGAGGATGCGCCAACGGGAGCGGCTCCGCGAAGCAGGAGGAG gaGCTGGAGAccctggtggcccactggaaCCTCTACCTCAACCTGGCCGGCTTCCTCGTGGGCCTCTTCTCCGTCACGCTGCTCGGCCCCTGGAGCGACTCTGCGGGGCGCCGCCCGGCCCTCGTCCTCCCCTCGCTGGGCATGGCTCTGCAGGCGGCCATCTTCCTGGCGGTGATGTCCCTCCGGCTCCCCGTGGCCTGGCTCCTGCTGGGGCGCATCCTGGCCGGCCTCTCGGGCGACTACAACCTCATCTTGGCCGCCTCCTTTGCCTACGCAGCCGACGTCAGTGACCGGCGAGGGCGCACTTTCCGTGTGGCCGTCCTGGAGGCCTGCCTGGGCCTGGCGGGGATGGGCGCCAGCATCCTGGGCGGGCAGTGGCTCCATGCCCAAGGCTACGTGGCTCCCTTCTGGCTGGCACTCTCTGCTAGCCTCGCCGCCGCTCTCTATGCAGCCGTCTGCCTGCGGGAGTCTGTGGCGCCCCGGCAGCCCGTGAGGCTCCTCACCCTTCGACATTACGCCTCCGTCCTCCACCTCTATGCGCCCGGCGCCCGGGGCTGGCAGTGGCAGAAGCTGCTCCTTTACTCCCTTGCCTTCTTCCTGGTGGTCGCCGTGCATTTCGGGGCCTCGGACCTGCTGGTGCTGTACGAGCTGAGCACCCCGCTCTGCTGGGGCTCGGAGCTGATCGGCTACGGCTCGGCCGCTCACTACCTGGCCTACCTGGCCAGCTTGTTGGGGCTGCGCCTGCTGCAGAACTGCCTCGAGGACGGCTGGGTGGCCGAAGCCGGCTTGCTGTCCAACGTCCTGGGCCTGGGGACGATCGCACTGGCGAGCACCACGCCCCTGATGTTCACAG GATATGGCCTCCTTTTCCTCTCCATGACTGTCACGCCTGTGATCCGCTCCAAGTTATCCAGGCTGGTTGACGAGAAGGAGCAAG GGGCTCTCTTTGCTGCCGTGGCCTGCGTGGAAGGCCTCTGCTCGCTGGTGGCCACGGGGGTCTTCAACTCCCTTTACCCTGCCAGCCTCTCCTTCATGAAAggcttccccttcctctttggaGCCGTCATCCTCCTCGTTCCAGCCGCCATCATCGG GTGGATTGAAATCCAGGACTCGAAACCCGACTACAGCCACTTTGCCGACGTGCCTGGTCCGCTGCAGGAGGCGGAACAATGA
- the VTN gene encoding vitronectin: protein MKLLSLVLLLGCLWGSFAAEETCEGRCNEGFNKERKCQCDDLCMYYQSCCSDYWTACKSKVTRGDVFTQPEDDYQDYYDLPNTTTPKPTPTTGAPESTTWFDYDYVESNHGETNGGVVDHTEEAPLLAETEAPTDAPEEEVACSGAPFDAFTSLKNGSIYAFRGKYFYELDEKSVRPGYPKLIQEVWGIEGPIDAAFTRVNCEGKTYIFQGSQYWRFADGVLEPDFPRNISGGFKGIPDDLDAAFALPAQSYFSSERVYFFKGRKYWSYDFSKQPTREDCETTSPSLVFDHYAVLKGDSWEDIFQTLFGGSRRTPFPGGASRARFISRDWRGVPSGLDAVMLGRIYVAQSPAQRRPAKKSSRRHRRKYRRRQRWGRWNAWDWQGEPSSESSDLDWLLGGTTPCQPFQSVYFFVGDKYYRLNLNTRRVDFVYPRYPRPISKYWLGCPSDEDLA, encoded by the exons ATGAAGCTCCTCAGCCTGGTCTTGCTGCTGGGCTGCCTGTGGGGGAGCTTTGCTGCTGAGG AGACTTGTGAGGGGCGCTGCAATGAAGGCTTCAACAAGGAGAGGAAATGCCAGTGTGATGATCTCTGTATGTACTACCAGAGCTGCTGCAGCGACTACTGGACTGCCTGCAAATCTAAAG TGACCCGCGGAGACGTTTTCACGCAGCCGGAAGACGACTACCAGGATTACTACGACCTCCCCAACACCACAACCCCCAAGCCCACCCCCACCACCGGAGCCCCCGAGTCAACTACATGGTTTGACTACGACTATGTGGAGTCAAACCACGGGGAGACAAATGGGGGTGTGGTCGATCACACCGAGGAAGCCCCCTTGCTCGCCGAGACAGAGGCCCCGACTGACGCCCcggaagaggaggtggcctgcaGCGGGGCTCCTTTCGACGCCTTCACCAGCCTGAAGAACGGCTCCATCTACGCTTTCCGCG GAAAGTATTTCTATGAGCTGGATGAGAAGAGCGTGAGGCCGGGGTACCCCAAGCTCATCCAGGAAGTGTGGGGCATTGAGGGGCCCATCGATGCCGCCTTCACCCGCGTCAACTGCGAGGGCAAGACCTACATCTTCCAG GGCAGCCAGTACTGGCGCTTTGCGGACGGAGTCCTGGAGCCGGATTTCCCCCGCAACATCTCGGGCGGCTTCAAGGGCATCCCGGACGACCTGGACGCTGCCTTTGCGCTGCCCGCCCAGAGCTACTTCTCCAGCGAGAGGGTCTACTTCTTCAAAG GGCGGAAATACTGGTCCTACGACTTCTCCAAGCAGCCGACACGGGAGGACTGTGAGACCACGTCCCCCTCGCTGGTCTTCGACCACTACGCCGTGCTCAAGGGCGACAGCTGGGAGGATATCTTCCAAACGCTTTTCGGGGGTTCGCGACGCA ccccatttccagGTGGCGCCAGCAGGGCCCGTTTCATCAGCCGCGACTGGAGAGGGGTGCCCAGCGGCCTGGACGCTGTGATGCTCGGCCGGATCTACGTGGCACAGAGCCCCGCCCAGCGCCGCCCAGCGAAGAAGTCGTCACGCCGGCACCGCAGGAAGTACCGCCGGCGCCAGCGCTGGGGACGCTGGAATGCATGGGACTGGCAAGGCGAACCCAGCTCAGAGTCCTCGGACCTGGACTGGTTGCTGGGCGGAACCACCCCATGCCAGCCCTTCCAGAGTGTCTACTTCTTCGTTGGCG acAAGTACTACCGCCTGAACCTGAACACTCGACGTGTGGATTTCGTCTACCCCAGGTACCCGCGCCCCATCTCCAAGTACTGGCTGGGGTGCCCGTCCGACGAGGATCTTGCCTGA